The Daphnia pulex isolate KAP4 chromosome 3, ASM2113471v1 genome includes a region encoding these proteins:
- the LOC124191404 gene encoding protein ABHD14B-like, whose product MVVLGRTAKIVLSSGALLLVLWVTLLVFSASSIEESSSPAQPLKDVKQPYITKKKKKVQEKEPDTPWRRVNLKELIIPESAKEAAKNITPAILHLSVRQIDTFSLVVTPPEIKSNLTFLFLHGAAFKSQDWADLGTLGLLGALGYKSVAVDLPGFGKTTTALDGIRDNYVSKVDYATTLVKELQLQKKQIILVSPSMSGNYALPYILTHPEMMAGFVVISPAASGIVPPSKVRALQVPTILIYGDRDTSLGPTSHRDLKTIPNFQAFILPKAGHAAYLDQPDQFHALLYNFAKKIDSFPW is encoded by the exons ATGGTGGTCCTAGGGAGAACTGCAAAGATTGTATTGAGCTCAGGTGCTCTGCTTTTGGTGCTCTGGGTAACCCTGCTAGTCTTCAGTGCTTCTTCGATAGAAGAATCTTCATCTCCTGCACAACCTTTAAAGGATGTCAAGCAG CCATACatcaccaagaaaaagaagaaagtccaAGAAAAGGAACCAGATACCCCGTGGAGAAGAGTGAATCTCAAAGAGCTGATCATCCCTGAAAGTGCCAAAGAAGCAGCCAAAAACATAACACCAGCTATTCTACATCTATCTGTCAGG CAAATTGATACATTCTCTCTAGTGGTTACTCCCCCAGAGATTAAATCGAATTTGACCTTCCTTTTCCTTCATGGAGCAGCATTTAAATCTCAAGATTGGGCAGATTTGGGAACTCTTGGACTCTTGGGTGCATTAGGATACAAAAGTGTTGCTGTAGATCTCCCAG GTTTTGGCAAAACAACAACTGCATTGGACGGTATCAGAGATAACTATGTCAGCAAGGTAGATTATGCTACGACTCTGGTAAAAGAGCTTCAActtcagaaaaaacaaatcatcttGGTCAGTCCATCTATGAGTGGAAACTATGCTCTGCCTTACATTCTGACTCACCCAGAAATGATGGCTGGATTTGTTGTCATCTCCCCTGCTGCATCTGGTATTGTACCTCCCAGCAAAGTCAGGGCTCTGCAG GTGCCTACAATTTTAATCTATGGAGATAGAGATACCTCATTGGGTCCGACGTCACATCGTGATCTCAAAACCATACCAAATTTCCAGGCGTTCATCTTGCCTAAAGCTGGTCACGCTGCTTATCTCGATCAGCCCGATCAATTCCACGCACTTTTGTACaactttgcaaaaaaaatcgattcctTTCCTTGGTGA
- the LOC124191408 gene encoding uncharacterized protein LOC124191408 yields the protein MTEPTSRPMTIRGPYENERARLDGTMTDLDREWRKKWLKAQELGHHEPRTQFSASQMEMNPIRRAYRFPLDFVFSKLQSRLGDKTQITRYWVGKYLLAGWLVLGITYNLKYNSHDWTRKKGFAIFGSRPAVYPGDPNFPKVSDKMKPSDYADYGFKNSPI from the exons ATGACGGAACCTACTTCTCGACCCATGACCATCAGGGGCCCCTACGAGAATGAAAGAGCTCGTTTGGATGGAACGATGACCGATTTGGATCGTGAATGGCGAAAAAAATGGCTCAAAGCTCAGGAGTTGGGCCACCATGAACCTCGTACGCAATTTAGTGCCAgccaaatggaaatgaatcCAATCCGTCGAGCATATCGTTTTCCCCTTGATTTTGTCTTCTCTAAACTTCAATCTAGATTG GGCGACAAAACTCAGATTACTCGCTATTGGGTTGGTAAATATCTTCTTGCTGGATGGCTGGTTTTGGGAATTACCTACAATCTGAAGTACAACTCTCAT GACTGGACTCGCAAGAAAGGATTTGCAATTTTCGGCTCCAGACCCGCAGTTTACCCAGGAGATCCGAACTTCCCTAAAGTTTCCGATAAAATGAAGCCTTCTGACTACGCCGACTACGGATTCAAAAACTCCCCCATTTAG
- the LOC124191405 gene encoding SAGA-associated factor 29-like, with the protein MALSLDSATQQVQERLKGIYKLVKQIQEEKVRNEGNLNAVIKAHEKLQSDDKISPYHKSKLKGLYCSVVADAEKEEDLIRKALSKIYEIRVIRHERRIQAKQAGSKETIRRGALMKMLLVTAQTLPLWISKSGQQPPALCGAVPADPTYVAKLGDIVAALVKSTDGDENWILAEVVQYLASSGRYEVDDIDEEQKERHTLSKRRVIPLPLMRANPETDPDALFSKGATVMALYPQTTCFYKAVINQLPQTAQDEYQVLFEDSSYTEGFSPPLMVAQRYVIAIKEKKK; encoded by the exons ATGGCTTTGTCATTAGATTCTGCCACACAGCAAGTCCAA GAACGATTGAAGGGGATCTACAAGTTGGTCAAGCAGATTCAAGAAGAGAAAGTTCGTAATGAAGGTAACTTAAATGCTGTTATCAAAGCTCATGAAAAACTTCAGTCAGATGACAAAATTTCTCCATATCACAAG TCTAAATTAAAAGGACTGTATTGCTCTGTGGTGGCTGAtgctgaaaaagaagaggaccTTATTCGTAAGGCATTAAGCAAAATCTATGAAATTCGCGTTATCAGACATGAAAGGAGAATTCAG GCAAAACAAGCTGGCAGTAAGGAAACTATAAGAAGAGGTGCTCTCATGAAAATGCTTCTCGTTACTGCTCAAACTCTCCCGCTGTGGATCAGTAAGTCAGGACAACAGCCACCAGCATTATGTGGAGCAGTTCCAGCTGACCCAACTTACGTTGCCAAA CTGGGAGATATTGTTGCGGCTTTGGTAAAGAGTACAGACGGCGATGAGAATTGGATTTTGGCAGAAGTCGTTCAATATTTAGCTTCTTCTGGGCGCTATGAAGTGGATGATATTGACGAGGAACAGAAAGAGCGACACACTTTAAGCAAACGCAGAGTAATTCCTCTTCCTTTGATGCGAGCTAATCCTGAAACCGATCCCGATGCTTTGTTCTCAAAAGGAGCCActg tcATGGCTTTGTATCCACAAACGACCTGTTTTTACAAAGCGGTAATCAATCAATTACCCCAAACAGCTCAAGATGAATACCAAGTTCTTTTTGAAGATTCTAGCTATACTGAAGGATTCAGTCCGCCTTTGATGGTGGCGCAACGATATGTCATAGctatcaaagagaaaaagaaatga